The genomic region CTTCCTTAGTACCATCCACTAATCCGGCAAATTTGCCATTTTGGGAAATTTTACGATAAGTTTTACTAAAACTATTTATATCTTCACTGTTAAACACCATCGAATGTCTATGGGCTAAAATCGCAAAATCTACATCGATACCGCCATGGGACACATCTTCTCTTTTTTTAGAAATCTGGGATATATCTAGTGCTTCTCCATACCAATAATCCCATACATAAAATCCATTACTATCTTGCCTAACTCTATTTAAAAAATGTTTACCTAATGCGTTTGCTTTCTTACAAAAAGGGTTCATATTACTTTGGATATGACATAGCAAGATCGCAGTTCTTCCTACAGCTAGTTGTTGATTAAAGGGAGCAGGAATTAAAGTTGATTTTGCTTTTTCTGAAAAATGTATTGCAACCGGTTGCTCCCTTGCAGCAAATTGGTAATAGCCGACTTCTGTATTTTGATTAAAAGTCCAATTTTCATCAAAAACTGACAATGCTTCATTAGCTACCCGAACATAAGCATTGGCTTTGTCTTGAAACTGGTTTAAACTCAAATCATTGTTGACAATTTTAGCAAAATTCACTAAAGGATAAGTAATCATTCCTGTATGAACAAGATGAACAACTCTTATATTACTTGGGCTATATTTAGTCGCTCCCCATCCCACTACGGATCTACCTCTGTAATCTTGAATATTTCTGTTTTTATCCGTATTGGCAATAACGCGATCGGCCTGAGTAACAAACTTATCAAGATATTTTGTATCTTGCGTGGCTTCATACATATCTAAGTAAGCTTCAAAAAGATAACTTTGACCCCAAGCTAGAGAGCCGTATTCGTTAGTTACCTTACTGAAGCCATCGCCCCCTCTGAAGTCATTGTCCATTCGATCAAATCTAGCCCACAACTGCTCTTTTGAAAAATCTGAAGCATTTAAGCTTTGAACTGTAGAAAAAAAACAAATAATCCCTAGGGCAATAAATATTGCCAACTTAATTTTTGGCAAATTTAAAACGGTTACTTTGATTAACTTCATAAAGTTATTTTAGGATGGTTTTTGCCACTAATAAGGGTAAAGTTTTGGAATAGCATTTACTGCCTGAATCACTTCCTTGAAATCCATTCCGACAGTATCAAGATACCATTTAATGTTGGGGTATCGAGGCCGATTTTCATCTTCAACTAATGCTAGTGCTTTGTCTCTGGTTATCTGACCTTCTCGGATCTGATTACTTCTGAAAGTATCATGTTCAGTAAAACCAGCAACAGTATAGTAAATGTAGTTATAAAAGGCAGCCGTACCATCTCCAATACGCCATGTTGCATTAGTATCTACGGCTCTTTCCCAATCATAGCTATCCAGAGTATCTTCAACCAACTTTTCATCCCAAGTCCAGTAATCAAATATATGAAAATAATCACTCTTTTTTGTAAAACTACGGTAATATTCACCAGACAGCGTATCCCACAGTGAAGCGTTAAAGTATCCCGGGCTTTCAAGCATTGCCTTAAAACGTAAATATTGATATCTCAATTGCTTAGAGATTCCGTGAGTGTAAACCCGTTTTTCGTCGAAATACGGAGGAATTCCAAGAAAACCAGCTTTGAAATGTGTTACTTCAAGCGGGTTTACTCCCCAAAGATTTAGACTAATTCCAGTTTGTTTTTTGACTGTTTCAATATGTCGGAAAAAATGTTTATCACCTGCTGTAAGAATACTAACCATACCTAGGTGTGGTGATTTAAGCCATGCAGACAAATTTTGGGCTATGTACTTACGCTTCTTTTCAATATCATCAGCAACGATAATATTTTCCACTCCTAACTCCGCGCACATCCGACTAATATTGCGTCTACCTAAATCAGTCACCATCCCCCAATCATAAGTGTAAGCAACTGGCTTCATTTGAAGTTCCTTCACTACTAAATGAAGGCCATAACAGCTATCGCGACCACCAGAAAAAGGAACAATACAATCATTTCCAACTTTGCGGCGATAGGATTCAACTAATTCAAAAAGTTCTTCCTTGGGCTTGGGTATATTTCTCAACTTATAGTTATTACAATAATTACAAACCCCATCAGCATCAAACTTAATAAAAGGCATTGTTTCGGGCAGTAAACATTTTGTGCAACGACGAATGCTGACTTTTTTATATTCTAGTAGATGTTCTTCAAAATTAGAAGTGGTTAGTGTCGGTATTAAGTTTGTCTTCCTGATTTCTTGTTTCTCTGAGTAAATAGAATTGTTCGATTTAGGAATATCTAAAATCCTTACACCTTTTACTTGATTAAT from Oxynema aestuarii AP17 harbors:
- a CDS encoding glucosamine 6-phosphate synthetase, with translation MCGIFGIISKTPVSKTDLNILAKHSQQRGKDSSGLFLYKNNEYYVHKADYPLTKLVKNVAPYSCSIVMGHSRLITNGLSDNQPIVRDNIGVIHNGIIVNHEGLWEHIGKKPQLEIDTEIIAAITQWHLESGGTVEDVSTTVLKLCQGVVACAVIIPQLGKLLIFSNNGSLYQGDKNDSIAFASESYPLTQIGCKNINQVKGVRILDIPKSNNSIYSEKQEIRKTNLIPTLTTSNFEEHLLEYKKVSIRRCTKCLLPETMPFIKFDADGVCNYCNNYKLRNIPKPKEELFELVESYRRKVGNDCIVPFSGGRDSCYGLHLVVKELQMKPVAYTYDWGMVTDLGRRNISRMCAELGVENIIVADDIEKKRKYIAQNLSAWLKSPHLGMVSILTAGDKHFFRHIETVKKQTGISLNLWGVNPLEVTHFKAGFLGIPPYFDEKRVYTHGISKQLRYQYLRFKAMLESPGYFNASLWDTLSGEYYRSFTKKSDYFHIFDYWTWDEKLVEDTLDSYDWERAVDTNATWRIGDGTAAFYNYIYYTVAGFTEHDTFRSNQIREGQITRDKALALVEDENRPRYPNIKWYLDTVGMDFKEVIQAVNAIPKLYPY